Proteins encoded within one genomic window of Ovis aries strain OAR_USU_Benz2616 breed Rambouillet chromosome 1, ARS-UI_Ramb_v3.0, whole genome shotgun sequence:
- the EXTL2 gene encoding exostosin-like 2 isoform X1: MRCCHICKLPGRVMGIRVLRLSLVVILVLLLVAGALTTLLPNIKEDKMLTLRREIKSQGKPTQDSFTLIMQTYNRTDLLLRLLNHYQAVPYLHKVIVVWNNVGEKGPEELWNSLGPHPVPVNFKAQTTNRMRNRLQVFPEVETKAVLMVDDDLLISAQDLVFAFSVWQQFPDQIVGFVPRKHVSTSSGIYSYGGFELQTTVFGNGDHYSLILIGASFFHSKYLELFQRQPAAIHALLDETQNCDDIAMNFIIAKHTGKTSGVFVKPVNIANLEKETTGGYSGMWHRAEHFLQRSYCINKLVNIYDSMPLKYSNIMISQFGFPYANHKSKM, translated from the exons ATGAG GTGTTGCCATATCTGCAAGCTCCCAGGAAGAGTGATGGGAATTCGCGTGCTTCGTCTGTCTTTGGTGGTCATCCTTGTGTTATTGCTGGTAGCTGGGGCTTTAACCACTTTACTCCCTAATATCAAAGAAGACAAGATGCTCACTTTGCGTAGGGAAATAAAATCTCAGGGCAAGCCCACCCAGGATTCCTTTACTCTGATAATGCAGACATACAACAGAACAGATCTCTTATTGAGACTTTTAAATCATTATCAGGCAGTTCCATATCTGCATAAAGTGATTGTGGTATGGAACAATGTTGGGGAGAAAGGACCAGAGGAGTTATGGAACTCCCTAGGGCCTCACCCTGTCCCCGTGAACTTCAAAGCACAGACCACAAACAGGATGAGAAATCGACTCCAGGTCTTTCCTGAAGTGGAAACCAAAG cgGTGTTGATGGTAGATGATGACTTGCTAATTAGCGCCCAGGACCTTGTTTTCGCTTTTTCTGTGTGGCAG caATTTCCTGATCAAATTGTAGGATTTGTTCCCAGAAAGCATGTGTCTACTTCCTCTGGTATCTACAGCTATGGAGGTTTTGAACTGCAGACAACAGTGTTTGGAAATGGTGATCATTACTCGCTGATCCTGATTGGAGCCTCGTTCTTCCACAGCAAATACCTGGAACTCTTTCAGAGGCAGCCTGCAGCCATCCATGCTTTGTTAGATGAGACGCAGAACTGTGATGACATTGCCATGAATTTTATCATCGCCAAGCACACTGGGAAGACTTCAGGGGTATTTGTGAAACCTGTAAACATAgccaatttagaaaaagaaactacTGGTGGCTATTCTGGAATGTGGCATCGAGCTGAGCACTTTCTACAGAGGTCTTATTGTATAAATAAGCTTGTTAACATCTATGACAGCATGCCCTTAAAATACTCCAACATTATGATTTCTCAGTTTGGTTTTCCATATGCCAATCACAAAAGTAAAATGTGA
- the EXTL2 gene encoding exostosin-like 2 isoform X2, with translation MGIRVLRLSLVVILVLLLVAGALTTLLPNIKEDKMLTLRREIKSQGKPTQDSFTLIMQTYNRTDLLLRLLNHYQAVPYLHKVIVVWNNVGEKGPEELWNSLGPHPVPVNFKAQTTNRMRNRLQVFPEVETKAVLMVDDDLLISAQDLVFAFSVWQQFPDQIVGFVPRKHVSTSSGIYSYGGFELQTTVFGNGDHYSLILIGASFFHSKYLELFQRQPAAIHALLDETQNCDDIAMNFIIAKHTGKTSGVFVKPVNIANLEKETTGGYSGMWHRAEHFLQRSYCINKLVNIYDSMPLKYSNIMISQFGFPYANHKSKM, from the exons ATGGGAATTCGCGTGCTTCGTCTGTCTTTGGTGGTCATCCTTGTGTTATTGCTGGTAGCTGGGGCTTTAACCACTTTACTCCCTAATATCAAAGAAGACAAGATGCTCACTTTGCGTAGGGAAATAAAATCTCAGGGCAAGCCCACCCAGGATTCCTTTACTCTGATAATGCAGACATACAACAGAACAGATCTCTTATTGAGACTTTTAAATCATTATCAGGCAGTTCCATATCTGCATAAAGTGATTGTGGTATGGAACAATGTTGGGGAGAAAGGACCAGAGGAGTTATGGAACTCCCTAGGGCCTCACCCTGTCCCCGTGAACTTCAAAGCACAGACCACAAACAGGATGAGAAATCGACTCCAGGTCTTTCCTGAAGTGGAAACCAAAG cgGTGTTGATGGTAGATGATGACTTGCTAATTAGCGCCCAGGACCTTGTTTTCGCTTTTTCTGTGTGGCAG caATTTCCTGATCAAATTGTAGGATTTGTTCCCAGAAAGCATGTGTCTACTTCCTCTGGTATCTACAGCTATGGAGGTTTTGAACTGCAGACAACAGTGTTTGGAAATGGTGATCATTACTCGCTGATCCTGATTGGAGCCTCGTTCTTCCACAGCAAATACCTGGAACTCTTTCAGAGGCAGCCTGCAGCCATCCATGCTTTGTTAGATGAGACGCAGAACTGTGATGACATTGCCATGAATTTTATCATCGCCAAGCACACTGGGAAGACTTCAGGGGTATTTGTGAAACCTGTAAACATAgccaatttagaaaaagaaactacTGGTGGCTATTCTGGAATGTGGCATCGAGCTGAGCACTTTCTACAGAGGTCTTATTGTATAAATAAGCTTGTTAACATCTATGACAGCATGCCCTTAAAATACTCCAACATTATGATTTCTCAGTTTGGTTTTCCATATGCCAATCACAAAAGTAAAATGTGA